In Odontesthes bonariensis isolate fOdoBon6 chromosome 22, fOdoBon6.hap1, whole genome shotgun sequence, one genomic interval encodes:
- the LOC142372565 gene encoding non-selective voltage-gated ion channel VDAC2 translates to MAVPPSYSDLGKSAKDIFSKGYGFGLVKLDLKTKSQSGVEFNTSGSSNTDTGKAAGSLETKYKMKELGLSVNQKWNTDNTLATEVTVEDQLAQGLKVALDTSFVPNTGKKSGKLKTGYKCDYVNLGCDVDFEGPIIHAAAVLGYEGWLAGYQMAFDTAKSKLAQNNFALGYKAGDFQLHTNVNDGTEFGGSIYQKVNDELETAVTLAWTAGSNNTRFGIAAKYKLDKDASLSAKVNNASLIGIGYTQSLRPGVKVTLSALIDGKNFNAGGHKVGMGFELEA, encoded by the exons ATGGCCGTCCCTCCATCGTACTCAGACCTTGGCAAGTCCGCCAAGGACATCTTCAGCAAGGGCTACG GTTTCGGTCTGGTGAAGCTGGACCTGAAGACCAAGTCTCAGAGTGGAGTG GAGTTCAACACGTCCGGCTCCAGTAACACAGACACGGGGAAGGCGGCCGGCAGCCTGGAGACCAAATACAAGATGAAGGAGCTCGGCCTGAGCGTCAACCAGAAGTGGAACACAGACAACACGCTGGCTACCGAGGTCACTGTGGAGGACCAG CTCGCTCAGGGACTGAAGGTTGCCTTGGATACGTCGTTTGTACCGAACACGGG TAAGAAAAGCGGCAAGCTGAAGACCGGCTACAAGTGTGACTACGTGAACCTGGGCTGCGACGTGGACTTCGAGGGTCCCATCATCCACGCGGCCGCCGTGTTGGGCTACGAAGGCTGGCTGGCCGGATACCAGATGGCTTTCGATACCGCCAAATCCAAACTGGCCCAGAACAACTTTGCCCTCGGCTACAAGGCCGGAGACTTTCAGCTGCACACCAACGT TAACGACGGGACCGAGTTCGGCGGCTCCATCTACCAGAAGGTGAACGACGAGCTGGAGACGGCGGTCACTCTGGCCTGGACCGCCGGCAGCAACAACACCCGCTTCGGCATCGCTGCCAAATACAAGCTGGACAAAGACGCCTCTCTGTCT GCCAAAGTGAACAATGCCAGTCTGATTGGAATCGGCTACACCCAGAGCCTTCGGCCAG GCGTTAAGGTCACCCTCTCGGCCCTCATCGATGGGAAGAACTTCAACGCAGGCGGACACAAAGTCGGCATGGGCTTTGAGCTCGAGGCATAA